A single Anopheles arabiensis isolate DONGOLA chromosome X, AaraD3, whole genome shotgun sequence DNA region contains:
- the LOC120906284 gene encoding uncharacterized protein LOC120906284 has product MKFHSTRQLLTGTAALFAKSLDVTTYHELKNHLIQNFGTTTSLESVYKQLRGRRLARNEPVIRYILDMQAMACDVPIPEMDLINIIIDGIGDPINEAWIRFSAKSMGDLKQLLKRYEEIRPRNAATPSSSGSICQPLGSSSNQQSEVRCYNCSKFGHYKSSCPMPRRPPGSCFKCHQAGHAARNCPNNIIIPSAAAHHSVQDNVQQETFNTDLEEFQQEAQ; this is encoded by the exons ATGAAGTTCCACAGTACACGCCAATTGCTTACCGGTACTGCTGCTTTGTTTGCTAAATCCCTAGACGTTACAACATATCATGAGTTGAAAAACCATCTGATACAAAATTTCGGCACAACCACATCTTTAGAGAGTGTATACAAGCAACTGAGAGGACGACGACTTGCACGAAACGAACCCGTCATAAGGTATATTTTGGACATGCAAGCTATGGCATGCGATGTACCCATCCCAGAAATGgatttaattaatattatcATCGATGGAATCGGTGATCCCATCAACGAGGCATGGATTAGATTTTCTGCAAAATCTATGGGCGATTTAAAACAACTGCTGAAAAGATATGAGGAGATTCGTCCACGTAATGCTgccacaccatcatcatcagggtCCATCTGCCAGCCGTTAGGATCATCAAGCAACCAACAAAGTGAAGTAAGATGCTACAACTGTTCGAAATTCGGGCATTATAAAAGTTCCTGCCCAATGCCGCGTAGACCACCAGGATCGTGCTTCAAATGTCACCAAGCTGGACACGCTGCTCGTAATTGCCCGAACAACATAATCATTCCATCGGCAGCAGCTCATCACTCAGTTCAGGATAACGTACAGCAGGAAACATTTAATACGGATCTAGAAGAATTTCAACAG GAAGCCCAGTGA